The stretch of DNA GCCCTCCCCTGCCGGAGTGGGGGTAATCGCCGTTACCAGGATGAGCTTGCCGTCCTTCTTGTCCTTAAGCTCGTTGTTAAGGTAGTTGTAGTCTATCTTCGCTTTGTACTTTCCGTACTGCTCAATATACTTCTCGGGAATACTTAACTTCGCTGCGATTTCATTAACATCATAGGCGTGTTCGGGATAAACCGCTTGGGCGATATCAATGTCTGAACCGATAAACTTCTTCAC from Treponema primitia ZAS-1 encodes:
- a CDS encoding formate--tetrahydrofolate ligase encodes the protein MAKGSDAVKKFIGSDIDIAQAVYPEHAYDVNEIAAKLSIPEKYIEQYGKYKAKIDYNYLNNELKDKKDGKLILVTAITPTPAGEG